The Microbacter sp. GSS18 genome has a segment encoding these proteins:
- a CDS encoding aldehyde dehydrogenase family protein: MTLIADGTQAASLLETRDPRDGAVIATYPIASEADVDATVARAREAAAWWHAQGFAGRKRHLQAWKTEIANGAREFAAVISRETGKTPDDGLLEVILTLTHLDWASKNAHKVLKRRKVKSGLASYNQSASVGYEPYGVVGVIGPWNYPFYTPMGSISYALSAGNAVVFKPSELTPATAQWMADAWSRAVPEQPVFQALIGDGSTGHALALSGVDKIAFTGSPGTARRVMAACAQNLTPIVVEAGGKDAMIVAADADIDAAVSFAVFGGMGNAGQTCVGVERVYVDEKIADDFTAKLVAAAQKLVPGPDATSSYGPMTLDKQGAIISGHIEDAIARGGTAVLGGPESVGDGYVHPVVICEVPEDAAAVREETFGPVLVVNRVSGIDEAIERANATSYGLGASVFTRNLARGRAVAERLRAGAVTVNSVLGFAGIPGLPFGGRGDSGFGRIHGADGLREFSVAKSVAVQTSKPMLDLLTIDRSERDMHMSEKMLAMLHGGKKKS; this comes from the coding sequence ATGACACTCATCGCCGACGGCACACAGGCCGCCTCCCTGCTCGAAACCCGCGACCCGCGCGACGGTGCGGTCATCGCGACCTACCCCATCGCGTCGGAAGCAGACGTCGACGCCACCGTCGCCCGCGCCCGAGAGGCCGCCGCGTGGTGGCACGCGCAGGGCTTCGCGGGGCGCAAGCGCCATCTGCAGGCCTGGAAGACCGAGATCGCGAACGGAGCCCGCGAGTTCGCCGCCGTCATCTCGCGCGAGACCGGCAAGACCCCGGACGACGGGCTGCTCGAGGTCATCCTCACGCTCACCCACCTCGACTGGGCGTCCAAGAACGCCCACAAGGTGCTCAAGCGCCGCAAGGTGAAGTCGGGCCTGGCCAGCTACAACCAGTCGGCGTCGGTCGGCTACGAGCCGTACGGCGTCGTGGGTGTGATCGGGCCGTGGAACTACCCCTTTTACACTCCCATGGGCTCGATCTCGTACGCGCTGTCGGCCGGCAACGCGGTGGTGTTCAAGCCGAGCGAGCTCACGCCCGCGACGGCGCAGTGGATGGCGGATGCGTGGAGCCGCGCCGTTCCCGAGCAGCCCGTGTTCCAGGCGCTGATCGGCGACGGGTCGACCGGTCACGCCCTGGCGCTCTCGGGCGTCGACAAGATCGCGTTCACCGGGTCGCCGGGCACGGCCCGCCGCGTCATGGCCGCGTGCGCCCAGAACCTCACGCCGATCGTCGTCGAGGCCGGCGGCAAGGACGCGATGATCGTCGCGGCGGATGCCGACATCGACGCCGCCGTGTCGTTCGCCGTCTTCGGCGGCATGGGCAACGCCGGGCAGACGTGCGTGGGCGTGGAGCGCGTGTACGTCGACGAGAAGATCGCCGACGACTTCACCGCCAAGCTCGTCGCGGCCGCGCAGAAGCTCGTGCCCGGACCGGATGCGACCTCCAGCTACGGGCCGATGACGCTCGACAAGCAGGGCGCGATCATCTCGGGTCACATCGAGGACGCCATCGCGCGCGGCGGCACGGCGGTCCTCGGCGGGCCGGAGTCGGTCGGCGACGGCTACGTCCACCCCGTCGTCATCTGCGAGGTGCCCGAGGACGCCGCGGCGGTGCGCGAGGAGACGTTCGGGCCCGTCCTGGTGGTCAACCGGGTCTCGGGGATCGACGAGGCCATCGAGCGGGCGAATGCCACGTCGTACGGGCTGGGGGCCTCGGTCTTCACCAGGAACCTCGCCCGGGGTCGTGCGGTCGCCGAGCGGCTGCGCGCCGGCGCGGTCACCGTCAACTCGGTGCTCGGGTTCGCCGGCATCCCGGGACTGCCGTTCGGCGGGCGCGGCGACAGCGGGTTCGGCCGCATCCACGGTGCCGACGGGCTGCGCGAGTTCAGCGTCGCGAAGTCGGTCGCCGTGCAGACCAGCAAGCCCATGCTCGACCTTCTGACGATCGACCGGTCCGAGCGCGACATGCACATGTCCGAGAAGATGCTCGCCATGCTGCACGGCGGCAAGAAGAAGAGCTGA
- a CDS encoding TetR/AcrR family transcriptional regulator, protein MAPTSAQSAPAAPTRTRPKDRRQQIAMAAALAFSERGYHQVSLSDVADAVGISAPALYRHFPNKYALFVDATQRLAQGLLEATEAVEVPEEPDTARERLDALFAAIIAKTNENRLTGGLYRWEGRYLERPERDRLRAEFSELRARVRRPLQMLRPELDEADADMLASAALSAIASITAHHTTMAQKPMTELLIASADRILEVTLPPAASSPFVPETGLTSSAKRETMIRESISLFYHRGYHETSVEDISAAVGITASGFYRHFASKSEILLEACVRAAERLSATTAGALASAASADEALRSLVDAYVDYSFVHHELVSVYFSDVGALDKVDRTRLQAIQRDHVDEWVGLLQAVRPTLTPSAARFLVHAGLTIVVDVGRTVRFDGAPKTRARVSTLVRASLGVD, encoded by the coding sequence ATGGCACCGACAAGCGCGCAGTCTGCGCCGGCCGCCCCGACCCGAACGCGACCGAAGGATCGACGCCAGCAGATCGCCATGGCGGCGGCGCTGGCCTTCTCGGAGCGCGGCTATCACCAGGTCAGCCTGAGCGACGTCGCCGACGCCGTGGGGATCTCGGCACCGGCCCTGTACCGCCATTTCCCGAACAAGTACGCCCTGTTCGTCGACGCGACCCAGCGATTGGCGCAGGGACTGCTCGAGGCGACCGAAGCCGTCGAGGTGCCCGAGGAGCCCGACACGGCGCGCGAGCGCCTCGACGCCCTGTTCGCCGCGATCATCGCCAAGACGAACGAGAACCGGCTCACCGGCGGCCTGTACCGGTGGGAGGGCCGCTACCTCGAACGCCCCGAACGCGACCGCCTGCGCGCCGAGTTCTCGGAGCTGCGGGCCCGCGTTCGCCGACCGCTGCAGATGCTGCGTCCCGAGCTCGACGAGGCGGATGCCGACATGCTCGCGAGCGCCGCACTGAGCGCGATCGCGAGCATCACGGCTCATCACACGACGATGGCGCAGAAGCCGATGACCGAGCTGCTCATCGCCAGCGCCGACCGCATCCTCGAGGTCACCCTGCCGCCGGCGGCGTCGAGCCCGTTCGTCCCCGAGACCGGGCTGACGAGCTCCGCCAAGCGCGAGACGATGATCCGCGAGTCGATCTCGCTGTTCTACCACCGCGGCTACCACGAGACCTCGGTCGAGGACATCAGCGCCGCCGTCGGCATCACCGCCTCGGGGTTCTACCGTCACTTCGCCAGCAAGTCCGAGATCCTCCTCGAGGCGTGCGTGCGCGCCGCAGAGCGGCTCAGCGCCACTACGGCCGGCGCGCTGGCCTCGGCGGCATCAGCGGACGAGGCCCTGCGAAGCCTGGTGGATGCGTACGTCGACTACAGCTTCGTGCACCACGAACTGGTGAGCGTCTACTTCTCGGACGTGGGTGCCCTCGACAAGGTCGACCGGACGCGCCTCCAGGCGATCCAGCGCGACCACGTCGACGAGTGGGTGGGGCTGCTGCAGGCCGTGCGCCCGACGCTCACGCCGAGCGCGGCCCGCTTCCTGGTCCACGCCGGACTCACGATCGTGGTGGACGTGGGACGCACGGTTCGCTTCGACGGCGCACCGAAGACGCGCGCACGGGTGAGCACCCTGGTGCGCGCGTCCCTCGGTGTGGACTGA